Proteins from one Gopherus flavomarginatus isolate rGopFla2 unplaced genomic scaffold, rGopFla2.mat.asm mat_scaffold_731_arrow_ctg1, whole genome shotgun sequence genomic window:
- the LOC127042626 gene encoding uncharacterized protein LOC127042626 yields MATNSRLGNWWAYLCIVCCFSFLVVKLTKGYEHNAFIRFAHEMKARMPALDNISCWVCSLMPVDSHRGLPMIPIPLSPMNMTWTPSRKDSSGLQNLTWADSGILINRYLTVWKRPGEWCFLGSGKVPVGVSNCKAYFNGTHFGNSRGPNCTLVQGSPRPGKSWYVFPANFCSLFNRRVLDKPHRFTIIRCVVASDLSHTNCTAVLKHSEIIRIHCIKRHSFNSSGTEYSVCQCIDNATNSFRGLSAWTGWYYKSQYTAFSISNPLFGVYWVCGEKAYLSLPVSWKGSCYLAWLEPPVLYRDHLPSGRLRNVRDAREDVARSRPLTWKALNDWTGTCAALFFACGGATYRIGEGIIRLQGVLETMANNTGEAFIDLATEQKQIRQMVLQNRMALDILLASQGGTCALIGQECCVYIPDVYNTTWERAKHLEKIARDYGGNQPSGNSWWSDLFSWLPDVGGWLHNLLKSAAIIICGFLLLYVIIRCVCCVGAQLCKEAPRVKRPGQVVNPRYI; encoded by the coding sequence ATGGCAACGAATAGTCGCTTGGGGAATTGGTGGGCTTATTTGtgtattgtttgttgtttttcttttttggttgttaAATTAACTAAGGGATATGAACATAATGCTTTTATTCGCTTTGCTCATGAAATGAAAGCCCGCATGCCAGCACTAGATAATATTTCATGTTGGGTATGCTCCTTGATGCCAGTAGATAGTCACCGAGGTCTTCCCATGATTCCCATACCTCTTAGCCCTATGAATATGACATGGACTCCTTCTCGGAAGGACTCCTCAGGATTGCAAAACCTAACCTGGGCAGATTCAGGAATCCTGATTAATAGATACCTTACAGTGTGGAAGCGACCTGGTGAGTGGTGCTTCCTGGGCTCAGGAAAGGTGCCTGTAGGAGTTAGCAATTGTAAAGCCTATTTTAATGGAACCCATTTTGGTAACAGCCGTGGCCCTAATTGTACTCTTGTACAAGGGTCACCCCGGCCTGGAAAGTCTTGGTATGTTTTCCCTGCTAATTTCTGCAGCTTGTTTAATCGGCGGGTATTGGATAAACCTCATAGGTTTACCATTATACGTTGTGTTGTAGCATCAGACCTATCACATACCAATTGCACCGCGGTGCTGAAGCATTCGGAAATTATTCGCATACACTGTATAAAAAGGCATTCTTTTAATTCTTCAGGTACAGAGTACTCTGTGTGTCAGTGCATTGATAATGCTACTAATAGTTTTCGTGGTCTCTCTGCCTGGACTGGATGGTATTATAAATCTCAATATACTGCATTTAGTATATCTAATCCCTTGTTTGGAGTCTATTGGGTTTGTGGAGAAAAGGCTTATTTGAGCTTGCCTGTCTCCTGGAAGGGGTCATGCTATTTGGCCTGGTTAGAACCCCCTGTCCTCTACCGAGATCACCTTCCTTCTGGACGATTAAGAAATGTGCGAGATGCCAGGGAAGATGTCGCCAGGTCTCGACCCCTTACCTGGAAAGCACTTAATGATTGGACAGGAACTTGTGCAGCCCTTTTCTTTGCATGTGGAGGTGCTACTTACCGTATAGGGGAAGGTATAATAAGATTACAAGGAGTATTAGAAACAATGGCTAATAATACTGGTGAAGCCTTCATTGATCTGGCCACCGAGCAAAAACAGATTAGGCAAATGGTTCTTCAAAATAGAATGGCTTTGGATATTTTGTTAGCCTCACAAGGAGGAACATGTGCCTTAATAGGACAAGAATGTTGTGTATATATTCCTGATGTTTATAACACTACATGGGAGAGAGCGAAACATCTTGAAAAAATTGCAAGGGATTATGGAGGAAACCAACCCAGCGGGAACTCCTGGTGGAGTGACTTATTTAGCTGGTTGCCTGATGTAGGTGGATGGCTACATAATTTGCTTAAAAGTGCTGCCATTATCATTTGTGGATTTTTGTTGCTTTATGTAATTATAAGGTGTGTATGCTGTGTGGGAGCTCAACTATGTAAAGAAGCCCCCAGAGTTAAAAGGCCTGGCCAGGTAGTGAACCCCCGATACATATAA